The Bradyrhizobium barranii subsp. barranii genome segment CGCGCCGGGTTCCTCTGCCGACACAGCGAGCGCCGTCACGCATGTCGCGCCGGAGCCGATCCTCGAGTCTCCCGCTCCGGTGATCCCCAGCGCGCCGAAGACGCGCGCAAAGGTCGTGGAACCCGTCGACCGCGCCACGTTGATCCGGCAGCGCTGGACGGAGACCGGGATCAGGATGTGGAATCCGCGGCTTCACGGCGCCGGCGACGCCACGCTGAACATCCAGGGCCGCGTCGAGCTGCTGCCGCCCGCGCCCGGCGAGACCATGCCACGCTACGACAAGCTCGAATTCAGGATGCTGGACGGGCAGATCGTCTGCGAGGGCGTCGTCGTCGAAGCGCCCGCGTCGGCGGGTCAGCGCAGCTTTACCCGGCTCGCAGAGCCGCGTAACCCCGACCGGCCCCGCGAACCGGTGCGGGAGCGCCGGGCCGCTCTCGCCTGACCCTTGTCCTCTGCAACCATGCCCGCCATATGCTAGGCTGACGGCTTGGACATGGGAGGCCGCATGCCCGCAAGATCATTGCGCCTGGTCGTGATCGCCGCCCTCTGCGTCTCGCAAGGGGCCTTTGTGGCGTCCGGCAAACGCCCGCACCATGCGCCCGCCACCGATCGGGCCGCCCCCTACAAGGCCGACCGGCTCTCGACTTCGCGCGGCGAGACGATCCTCAACACGCCCGGCCAGACCACCGTGCTGACACGTCAGATCCTTGACGACATGAACGCGACGACCCTCCGGGACGCCATGCGCTCGACCGCCGGCGTGACGATTGGGATTGGCCGCTAGATTTCGCGCGACTTCGCGTTCAGGGGATCGGATAGCCCTTCCAGACCCACTCCAGCGCCGACGGCAGCGTTTGCGCGATCGTCGGCCGGTCGACGTGCTTGGCGTTGCGCACGAACAGGAACTGGTAGTGGTAGCCCTTCTCCGCCAGCACTTTCGCCGTCAGCGCGTTCG includes the following:
- a CDS encoding Plug domain-containing protein → MPARSLRLVVIAALCVSQGAFVASGKRPHHAPATDRAAPYKADRLSTSRGETILNTPGQTTVLTRQILDDMNATTLRDAMRSTAGVTIGIGR